Part of the Paenibacillus kyungheensis genome, GCGGTACATAATCGATTGTGCTACCGCAACAGACAGAGTAGAAGCCCACGCTTGCACAGCTTCTGCTTCCTCAGCGCCACCGGGATGCCCTGGATACAGAACAATCGTTAGTATACCTCGAATAGCTAATAGATCAAAAGCAGATGCCAAAGCAGTCAATGTTGAATCCGGTTCAGTAATAATACTCAAATCTCCTGAAGGAAGATAACCTAGATTGAACATGATCACTTGGATTTTACCATGTAAATGATCAGGAATATACTGGTTCATTGTAGCATGACTATCCAGAATCAGTTGCACAGGAGC contains:
- a CDS encoding class I SAM-dependent methyltransferase, which encodes MGFLSVLSYAHKLVAERLDAHNGYAIDATAGTGVDTLMLAKTVGRSGQVFSFDIQQEALDRTQERLDKEQHTVLAPVQLILDSHATMNQYIPDHLHGKIQVIMFNLGYLPSGDLSIITEPDSTLTALASAFDLLAIRGILTIVLYPGHPGGAEEAEAVQAWASTLSVAVAQSIMYRQLQRQDAPYLIAIEKKGSPTS